From the Primulina tabacum isolate GXHZ01 chromosome 3, ASM2559414v2, whole genome shotgun sequence genome, one window contains:
- the LOC142538761 gene encoding uncharacterized protein LOC142538761, which translates to MALSDLSSHSISVIDDLLNPYFLHHSDNPGISLLSQPLTGENYVTWSRAMRIALSVKKKLRFIDGSITQPNNSDPHLLAAWFCNNNVVISWILNSVSKEISASILFSDIAVEIWQDLHERFQQSNDPRIFELRRALFKHTQDQNFVAVYFTKLKTLWDELSNFRPACTCGKYSCGGVKSLESFHHQEHIIMFLLGLNDSFSQIRRQLLLMDPFPLINKIFALVSQE; encoded by the coding sequence ATGGCGTTATCAGATTTGAGTTCGCATTCCATATCTGTAATCGATGATCTGCTCAATCCATATTTTTTACATCATTCTGATAATCCTGGCATTTCACTTTTATCTCAGCCCCTAACCGGAGAAAACTATGTCACTTGGAGTCGGGCGATGCGTATAGCACTTTCGGTGAAGAAAAAACTAAGATTCATCGATGGTTCCATTACTCAACCTAATAATTCGGATCCTCACCTGCTCGCTGCCTGGTTTTGCAACAACAATGTTGTGATATCATGGATCCTCAACTCCGTCTCGAAGGAAATTTCAGCTAGCATCTTATTTTCCGACATCGCAGTTGAAATTTGGCAAGATTTACATGAGAGATTTCAACAGAGCAATGACCCTCGTATCTTTGAGTTGCGGCGTGCTCTCTTCAAGCATACCCAAGATCAAAATTTTGTGGCTGTATATTTCACGAAGTTAAAGACTCTTTGGGATGAATTATCTAATTTCCGTCCAGCTTGTACCTGCGGCAAATATAGTTGTGGTGGTGTTAAGTCTCTGGAATCATTTCATCATCAAGAGCACATCATAATGTTCTTACTTGGATTGAATGACTCTTTTTCTCAAATCAGAAGACAACTGCTATTAATGGATCCTTTTCCCCTAATTAACAAAATCTTTGCCTTGGTGTCTCAAGAATAA